The Hydrogenispora ethanolica genome includes the window GCCGCAAGGCGGCGGACGGCGTCCTGGCCAAGATCGATTCCGACGGCACGGTGCAGGGAGTCTCCTATGGCACGGCCATGGGTTCGGATCTGGATCACTACCGGCGGATCAAGATCTGCCCCACTTCGTACGGGCAGGGATTGGCGTTTCTGCTCTGCACCGAATTGGTCCGGGAACAGTAGGAGCGGCGGCGGAAAGAAAACGGCAGCGGATTGCATCGCAATGGCGTTTTTGGCGCCCGGCGGCAGTCAGGGGCAGTATTTGGCATAAGCCTGGCGGAATAAGCCCAGATGATGCTGCTCATCCCGGATGATCCGTTCCAACAGCGCCTGGATCCGCTGATCCGCAATGAGTTGCTGATGATGGCGGTAGAGCTGGATGGCTTGGATTTCGGCGGCGATATCCGCGCTTAAGCGATCGGCGAGACCGGTTCCGTAGTAAACCACGGCCGCGTTCCAGTAGGCCGGAGCATTGGCGGTCAGGGTGCGGAATTCCGGGGCCTTCCCCAGCGACAGGATGGCCTCAGCCAACAATTCCATGTGCTTCATCTCAATGATGGAAATGCACTCCACCAGTTCGGCCAATTCCGGAAAGCGGCCGTGAAAGGTAAAGTGGTGGTAGAGATACTGATTGATGGCGGTCATTTCACTGATGGCTCCCGTGAAGTCTTCCAGCAGGAGTGTGGCATAATAATGGTTGGGCGCCATGGCTTCGGGCGCGGGATACGGTTCCGGCAGGTCGCAAATGCGGTTCCGGAGATGCGGATCGGATGGTTCCGCCATGGGGGAGCCTCCTTTGGATGGTTTCATCATCAATATATGACGGCTGACGAGAGAGTCTTCCAACAATCCCTTCCGTGTCGCGGCAATGTCATCAAGCGATAATTACATATTATGGGATGAAACATTGTCCGCCCAGTACACGAGGATGAATACGAGAAAAGTCTGAGATGCCTAAAAACGACCTCACCCCGGCCCTCTCCGACGATGTGATTCAAAGAAGCGGATTCAGCGGAGAGGGATGACGGAGCTTGAAACTTGGACCTCTTGGAAGTCTCAGCGATGGCCTAAAAGATAGGCCCGAGTTTTGGGCGATTCACCTCTCCCCGTCGAATATCTTCTTCGAAATCAGCATTGCCGGGGAGAGGCCGGGAGAGAGGTCGCTTTTGGAGTTCGTAGCTTGTCATAAAATACACTTCCATTTTATCCCACGATACCTTGATGACATTGCCGTGTCGCGGAAGGGTATTTTTTTGGGAAGAGCGAATGGTATCCAAGAAATATCACCGCGAAACTATGGGATGT containing:
- a CDS encoding ferritin-like domain-containing protein; the encoded protein is MAEPSDPHLRNRICDLPEPYPAPEAMAPNHYYATLLLEDFTGAISEMTAINQYLYHHFTFHGRFPELAELVECISIIEMKHMELLAEAILSLGKAPEFRTLTANAPAYWNAAVVYYGTGLADRLSADIAAEIQAIQLYRHHQQLIADQRIQALLERIIRDEQHHLGLFRQAYAKYCP